The following is a genomic window from Desulfomicrobium apsheronum.
CCTGGTTGATCTCGAAGACCTTCTTGGGAATGGAGGTGTCCTTGGTCACCAGCTGCATGATCTTGTGCATCTGGGACGTGGAACCGTCCGGACTGACCAGGCAGGAAGGGCTCTGGCTCAGGCGCTTGGAGATGCGGGCCTCGGTGATGCGGTCGCCCAGGATTTCCTGCACGCGTTTGAGGAAGCGGTCCATGTCCTGGGATTCCTCTTTGGAGAGTTCCTCGGGCTTGTCCTTTTTCTCGGCGCTGTCGGCGTATTTTTCGATGTTCGTGATGTCGGCGTTTTCGGTCGCCTTGAGCTCGAACTCCTTGAATTTGCGCAGGCTGTCCATGACGAACTCATCCACGGGCTCGTACAGGTAGAGCACTTCCAGGCCCTTGGCGCGGAAGATCTCCAGGTGCGGGTTCTGTTCGATGGCTTCGCGGCTTGGGCCGGAAATGTAATAGATTTCCTTCTGACCTTCCTTGGCCGCCTCGATGTACTCCTCCAGGGAGATGAGCCCGTCCTTGTCCTCATGGCGCGAGGAGTTGAAGCGGAGCAGTTCTCCGAAGGCCTCCTGGTTGGCGAAGTCCGCGTAGCCGAGTTTGAAGCGCTTGGCGTGCTCGTTCCAGAACTTGACGTAGCGGTCCTTGTCCTGCCCGAGTTTTTTCAGGTGCGAGAGGATCTGCTTGGTCAGTGTGGTGGCGATTTTGCGGATGAGCAGGTTTTCCTGCAGGGTCTCGCGTGAGATGTTAAGCGGCAAGTCCTCGGTGTCGACCACGCCGCGCATGAAGCCCAGGTATTCGGGGATGAGGTCCTTGTTCTTGCTCTGGATCAGCACGCGGCGCACGTAGAGGTCCAGTCCGTAGTTCTCGCGGTCGAAGCCGAAGGTGTCCTGGCTGCGCGGGGGCACGAAGGCCAGGGCCGAGAACTGCACCGGGGCATCCACGCTCATGTGCAGGGTGTCCAGGGGCTCTTCCTGGTCGTAGGTCAGGAACTTGTAGAATTCCGTGTACTGTTCGGGGGTGATGGAGAACTTGTTCTCGCGCCACAGGGCCTGCACGGTGTTGGCCTTCTCGCCCTGGACCAGGATGGGGAAGGATATGAAATTGGAGTGCTTCTTGATGATGGACGTGATGCGGTTCTTCTCCGCGAACTCCTTGCCATCTTCCTTGAGCTGCAGGGTCAGAGTCGTGCCGCGCGGCAGATCCTCTTCCAGTTCGGCCACGGTGTAGGTGCCCAGGCCGTCTGAGGACCATTCCACGGCCTTGGCAGCCGGGTCGAAGGAACGGGTGCGGATGGTGACCTTGTCGGCGACCATGAAGACCGAATAGAAGCCCACGCCAAAGCGGCCGATGATATTGGAGGAGTTGGCCTGGTCGGCCATGGCCTGGCGGATGAATTCGGCGGACCCTGAATGGGCGATGGTGCCGATATTGCGGACCAGTTCATCCATGGTCATGCCGACGCCGGTGTCCGCGATGGTGAGGGTGTGGTTTTCCTCGTCCGCTGTGATGGAAATCTGCAGTTCAAGATCGGGGTTTGCGATCTCGGCCGAGCGGGCCTGCTCGAAGCGCAGCTTGTCGAGGGCATCCGAGGCGTTGGAGACCAGCTCTCGCAGAAATATTTCCCGGCTCGTGTAGATGGAATGAGTAATGATATCGAGTAATTGCTTGATTTCGGTTTTAAACTCGAACTGTTGTGCCTGAGACATAAATGCTCCTTCTGGTTTGGAAATTTTGTTTGCACCAAATAAAAGGCCTGCTCCCATTGTCAAGGGTTGCGGCAAAACAAGATTTTTACTTGACCGGGTCAGGGGGCTTGGGTAGAGAGTTTCCCCTGTCGGATGGTGGGTGTAGCTCAGTAGGCAGAGCACCTGGTTGTGGCCCAGGATGTCGCGCGTTCAAGCCGCGTCACTCACCCCATTAGACAATACGGGACAGTTCGTCTGTCCCTTTTTTTTCTCGCTTTTTGTGGTGGGTGTAGCTCAGTAGGCAGAGCACCTGGTTGTGGCCCAGGATGTCGCGCGTTCAAGCCGCGTCACTCACCCCATTTGACACCCAAGCAGAACCGGATAAGAACTGGTTCTGCTTTTTTTTTGGGGAGGTCGCATGGCTGCATTCACGGGCATCAACCACCTGGCCATGGTCACGGCGGACATGGACAAAACGGTTCACTTCTGGCGGGATCTACTCGGCATGCGTCTTGTCGTCGGGCTTGGGCATCCCGGGTACAGGCATTATTTTTTCGAGATCACAGACAAGGACATGATCGCCTTTTTCGAATGGCCCAAAGTGGAGCCCATTGCCGAAAAGGATCATGGCGCCCCGGTGCGCGGGCCCGCGGCTTTCGACCACCTGTCCTTTGGAGTGGAGAGCCTTGAAGAGCTGGGTCGCCTCAAGGACCTGCTGGAAGCCAATGATTTCTGGGCTTCGGAATTCATCGACCACGGGTTCATTATTTCCCTGTACTCCTTTGATCCCAACAATATCCCCATTGAATTCAGTTATGCCGTGCCCGAATACGACGTTCACTCCCATCCGATCATGATCGACTCCCATCCGACACCGGCCGCACTGGAAGGCAGCAAGCCGCGTCCGGAAAGATGGCGCGGCGCAGTTCCTTCGGATTCGGACCGCGGTATCTATCCCGGCGAGGCCGAAGCCGTTCGCGCCGCATTCATCAAGAAAACATAAATCCCGGAACAGACCGGGGTATTTGAGGAAAATATGGATAAGCTTGTCATAGAAGGTGGCGTCCCGCTCAAGGGCGAGGTCCGCATCAGCGGCTCCAAGAACGCGGCCCTGCCCATTCTGCTCGCGTCGATTCTGGTCGAAGGAGAGGTGCGCCTCAGCAATGTGCCGAATCTGCGCGACATCGCCACCACGCTGAAACTGCTCGAACTGCTTGGCTGCCGCGCCGAATTCAATGATGGCGACGTGCTGCTGCATTCGTGCGATTTGAAGCCCGAGGCGCCCTATGATCTGGTGCGCACCATGCGCGCTTCCGTGTTGTGCCTGGGGCCGCTTCTGGCCAGGCTCGGCCGGGCGCGGGTGGCCATGCCCGGCGGCTGCGCCATCGGTGCGCGGCCCGTGGACCTGCACCTCAAGGGATTGGAGCAGATGGGGGCCGTCTTTGAACTCGAAAGCGGCGACATCGTCGGCACCTGCGACCGTCTCAAAGGGGCCCATATCCACCTTGATTTCCCCACCGTGGGCGGCACCGAGCACCTGATCATGGCCGCTGTGCTGGCTGAAGGCGAGACCGTGCTTGAGAATGCGGCCCGCGAGCCGGAAATCCAGGATCTGGCGGAATTTCTGAACACCTGCGGGGCGCGCATCACCGGCCACGGCACCAGCGTCGTGCACATCGAGGGCGTCGAGTCCCTGCACGGCTGCTCCTATCCCGTCATGCCCGATCGCATCGAGGCGGGGACCTATCTGGTAGCCGCCGGGATGACAAAGGGGGACCTGACGCTGCGGGACTGCCCGGTGGATGCGCTTGACGCCGTCATCTCGAAATTGCGCGAAATGGGCATGATCATCGAGGGCGACCGCGATCTGCTGACTGCCACCGTCGACGGCCCCCTGAATTGCGTCGATCTTTCGACCAGACCGTATCCCGGCTTTCCCACGGACATGCAGGCCCAAATCATGGCGCTCATGTGCGTCAGCCGTGGCGCGGGCGTGATCACCGAAGGCATCTTCGAGAACCGCTTCATGCACGTGCAGGA
Proteins encoded in this region:
- the htpG gene encoding molecular chaperone HtpG; this encodes MSQAQQFEFKTEIKQLLDIITHSIYTSREIFLRELVSNASDALDKLRFEQARSAEIANPDLELQISITADEENHTLTIADTGVGMTMDELVRNIGTIAHSGSAEFIRQAMADQANSSNIIGRFGVGFYSVFMVADKVTIRTRSFDPAAKAVEWSSDGLGTYTVAELEEDLPRGTTLTLQLKEDGKEFAEKNRITSIIKKHSNFISFPILVQGEKANTVQALWRENKFSITPEQYTEFYKFLTYDQEEPLDTLHMSVDAPVQFSALAFVPPRSQDTFGFDRENYGLDLYVRRVLIQSKNKDLIPEYLGFMRGVVDTEDLPLNISRETLQENLLIRKIATTLTKQILSHLKKLGQDKDRYVKFWNEHAKRFKLGYADFANQEAFGELLRFNSSRHEDKDGLISLEEYIEAAKEGQKEIYYISGPSREAIEQNPHLEIFRAKGLEVLYLYEPVDEFVMDSLRKFKEFELKATENADITNIEKYADSAEKKDKPEELSKEESQDMDRFLKRVQEILGDRITEARISKRLSQSPSCLVSPDGSTSQMHKIMQLVTKDTSIPKKVFEINQDHKLVRNLLSVFAKDEKDDFVATVIEQLYESALLMDGYLADPHKMVNRLNKLMEDSSAWYKEREEK
- a CDS encoding VOC family protein; protein product: MAAFTGINHLAMVTADMDKTVHFWRDLLGMRLVVGLGHPGYRHYFFEITDKDMIAFFEWPKVEPIAEKDHGAPVRGPAAFDHLSFGVESLEELGRLKDLLEANDFWASEFIDHGFIISLYSFDPNNIPIEFSYAVPEYDVHSHPIMIDSHPTPAALEGSKPRPERWRGAVPSDSDRGIYPGEAEAVRAAFIKKT
- the murA gene encoding UDP-N-acetylglucosamine 1-carboxyvinyltransferase, with the translated sequence MDKLVIEGGVPLKGEVRISGSKNAALPILLASILVEGEVRLSNVPNLRDIATTLKLLELLGCRAEFNDGDVLLHSCDLKPEAPYDLVRTMRASVLCLGPLLARLGRARVAMPGGCAIGARPVDLHLKGLEQMGAVFELESGDIVGTCDRLKGAHIHLDFPTVGGTEHLIMAAVLAEGETVLENAAREPEIQDLAEFLNTCGARITGHGTSVVHIEGVESLHGCSYPVMPDRIEAGTYLVAAGMTKGDLTLRDCPVDALDAVISKLREMGMIIEGDRDLLTATVDGPLNCVDLSTRPYPGFPTDMQAQIMALMCVSRGAGVITEGIFENRFMHVQELARLGAHITLSGQSAMVRGVDSLKGAMVMASDLRASACLVLAGLAATGRTDVRRIYHLDRGYEQMEVKLASVGARIRREKE